A window of the Nibribacter ruber genome harbors these coding sequences:
- the bamA gene encoding outer membrane protein assembly factor BamA has protein sequence MSKYFWLLCLLVMSNAASAQVRLGVGRSTPQQSPSTLDYSNPKRYVIGGITVSGAKFLDPNTLISLTGLDVGDEITVPGEDIGFAIQKLWDQGILGGVDVRATNIEGNKIYLDFFLTERPRLSRFEFSGASKSQAEDLTEQISLSKGRVVTDALLNSTRTAVEKFYQEKGYLNAQATIKQSPDSVIANSVALDIQINKGEKVRIGELIIEGNEAIKDSKLKKKLKNTKEKKFYKLFTGGKFQQAEFEEDKKALIDYYNTQGYRDATIVSDSIYKISDDRIGIKIVVDEGNKYFYRNITWSGNYLYDDAFLSRVLGLQKGDVYNKEELDKRLNYNPNETDVTSLYMDDGYLFFQIEPVEVAVEGDSIDIEMRLSEGSQAKINSIAVSGNTKTSDHVILRELRTLPGQNFSRAALIRSQREIAALGYFDPEKIGMNPIPNPANGTVDIQYSVEERPNDQITLSGGWGGGLGAVGTVGLVLNNFSLRKAGNLKHWRPVPSGDGQRLALNIQANGKRYQSYSLSFTEPWLGGRRPNSLTVSLSKSIQRFSEYDEFNQLRDAYIDINGVSVNLGRRLRWPDDYFTLSNSVSFYRYNMSNGASIFRGYPEADSIKDANNFSFITAFSRNSIDNPTFTRSGAALSLTATLTPPYSLFKGRTNSFQWIEFHKWMLDASWFHNLAGNLVLNTRAHFGFIGTYSSKGTIGPFERFKLGGAGLGGGSYIVATDYVGLRGYEDESITPLSANGAVSAGGVAFNKYVAELRYLVSPNPAATVYVLGFAEAGNNFPSLRTYDPFKLYRSVGVGARVFMAAFGLLGFDYGWGLDTVPGLPNANGGQFHFMIGQQIR, from the coding sequence ATGAGTAAGTATTTTTGGCTGTTATGCCTATTAGTAATGTCTAATGCGGCATCAGCGCAGGTAAGGCTTGGCGTTGGCAGAAGCACACCACAACAATCCCCTTCTACGTTAGACTACAGCAATCCAAAGAGATACGTCATTGGCGGAATCACCGTTAGCGGCGCTAAGTTTCTGGACCCCAATACGCTCATCTCCTTAACCGGGCTAGACGTAGGGGACGAGATCACGGTGCCTGGCGAGGATATTGGGTTTGCCATTCAAAAGTTGTGGGACCAAGGTATCTTGGGTGGGGTAGATGTGCGCGCCACCAACATTGAAGGCAACAAGATTTACCTAGACTTCTTTTTAACAGAACGCCCGCGTTTGTCAAGGTTTGAGTTTAGCGGCGCCAGCAAGTCGCAGGCCGAAGACCTGACAGAACAGATTTCCCTGAGCAAAGGACGTGTGGTGACTGACGCGTTGCTCAACTCCACCCGTACGGCAGTAGAGAAATTCTACCAGGAGAAGGGCTATTTAAATGCCCAGGCCACCATTAAGCAAAGCCCAGACTCTGTTATCGCTAATAGCGTTGCCCTAGATATTCAAATCAACAAAGGGGAGAAAGTGCGCATTGGCGAGCTCATCATTGAAGGTAATGAGGCCATCAAGGACAGCAAGCTGAAGAAGAAGCTTAAGAACACCAAAGAGAAGAAATTTTACAAGTTGTTCACTGGCGGTAAATTTCAGCAGGCTGAGTTTGAAGAAGACAAAAAAGCCCTGATTGATTACTATAATACGCAAGGGTACCGTGATGCCACCATTGTGTCTGACTCTATCTACAAGATCAGCGATGACAGGATTGGCATTAAAATAGTGGTTGATGAAGGAAATAAGTATTTCTACCGGAACATCACTTGGTCTGGCAACTACCTGTACGATGACGCCTTCCTTTCCAGAGTATTAGGTCTGCAGAAAGGAGACGTGTACAACAAAGAGGAACTGGACAAGCGCCTGAACTACAACCCGAATGAAACAGACGTAACCTCCCTTTACATGGATGACGGTTACCTGTTCTTCCAGATTGAGCCAGTAGAAGTAGCCGTAGAAGGCGACTCTATTGACATTGAAATGCGGTTGAGCGAAGGTTCTCAGGCCAAAATCAACTCAATTGCCGTTTCTGGGAATACCAAGACCAGTGACCACGTAATCCTAAGAGAATTACGGACCCTGCCGGGACAGAACTTCAGCCGTGCGGCGTTGATTAGATCGCAGCGCGAAATTGCCGCCCTTGGGTATTTTGACCCAGAGAAGATTGGCATGAACCCAATCCCTAATCCGGCAAACGGAACGGTAGACATCCAGTACTCCGTAGAGGAGCGGCCCAATGACCAGATTACCCTTTCTGGAGGTTGGGGTGGTGGCCTTGGTGCGGTGGGTACCGTTGGCTTGGTGTTGAACAACTTCTCTTTGCGCAAAGCTGGCAACCTCAAGCACTGGAGACCGGTGCCGTCTGGTGACGGGCAGCGTCTGGCCTTGAACATTCAGGCTAACGGCAAGCGCTACCAGTCCTACTCTCTGTCATTCACAGAGCCATGGTTGGGAGGTCGTAGACCAAACTCATTGACGGTGAGCTTAAGCAAGTCTATTCAACGGTTCTCTGAGTATGATGAGTTCAACCAGTTGCGTGACGCCTATATTGACATCAACGGAGTATCTGTAAACCTGGGTCGTAGATTGAGATGGCCAGATGATTACTTTACATTGAGTAACTCTGTGTCTTTCTATCGCTATAACATGAGCAACGGGGCCTCTATCTTTAGAGGCTATCCAGAGGCAGATAGTATTAAGGACGCTAATAACTTCTCCTTTATTACGGCCTTCTCTAGAAATAGCATTGACAACCCAACTTTTACAAGATCTGGTGCTGCGCTTAGCCTAACAGCCACACTAACACCACCTTACTCCTTGTTTAAGGGCAGAACCAACTCCTTCCAGTGGATTGAATTCCATAAATGGATGCTGGATGCGTCTTGGTTCCATAATTTGGCAGGGAATTTGGTATTGAATACAAGAGCACACTTCGGTTTCATTGGCACCTACAGTTCAAAAGGAACTATTGGGCCGTTTGAAAGATTTAAACTAGGGGGAGCAGGCTTAGGCGGTGGCTCTTACATTGTAGCTACAGACTATGTTGGTCTACGTGGATACGAAGATGAGAGCATCACGCCATTATCTGCCAACGGAGCAGTGTCTGCGGGCGGTGTGGCGTTCAACAAGTACGTGGCTGAACTGCGCTACCTGGTTTCGCCAAACCCAGCAGCAACGGTGTATGTATTGGGCTTTGCCGAGGCCGGAAATAACTTCCCTAGCCTCCGGACATATGATCCATTCAAATTGTATCGTTCTGTAGGGGTAGGAGCCAGGGTGTTCATGGCAGCCTTCGGGTTGCTGGGCTTTGACTATGGTTGGGGCTTAGACACGGTGCCAGGTTTGCCAAACGCCAACGGTGGTCAGTTCCACTTCATGATTGGGCAGCAGATACGGTAA
- a CDS encoding OmpH family outer membrane protein — MRRTLGFLLVVTLFLWSSQSSYAQRFGYIDSEFILQKMPAYSNAQAEVEKLSAAWQKEIENMRAEVEKLRKVYQAEEILLTPEMKTKRLDEIARKENEVREYQRKMFGFEGSLFKKREEMIRPAQDQLFEALEKVVRQKGLSFMFDKSSRDVVMLYTDPRHDYTEYVLEELGLASKEANSQGARPADALIDKPEDIPPLPEAATEKSPAKSTKPASGTKKPPVKKKNN, encoded by the coding sequence ATGAGAAGAACGCTTGGATTCCTATTGGTCGTTACTTTGTTCCTGTGGAGCAGTCAGTCTTCCTATGCCCAGCGGTTCGGCTATATTGATTCTGAGTTTATCTTGCAGAAGATGCCCGCCTACTCTAATGCCCAGGCTGAAGTAGAAAAACTTTCAGCGGCCTGGCAGAAGGAGATAGAAAACATGCGGGCCGAGGTAGAGAAGCTGCGCAAGGTCTATCAAGCCGAGGAGATTCTGCTCACGCCCGAGATGAAGACCAAGCGCCTGGACGAGATTGCCCGGAAGGAAAACGAGGTGAGAGAGTACCAGCGCAAGATGTTCGGGTTTGAAGGAAGCCTGTTCAAGAAACGCGAGGAGATGATCAGACCAGCCCAGGACCAGCTGTTTGAAGCCCTGGAAAAGGTAGTGAGGCAGAAGGGCCTCAGCTTTATGTTTGACAAGTCATCCAGAGACGTGGTCATGTTGTACACAGACCCACGCCATGATTACACAGAGTACGTGCTGGAAGAGCTGGGATTAGCCTCCAAAGAGGCAAATTCACAAGGCGCCCGACCAGCCGACGCCCTGATAGATAAACCAGAAGACATACCTCCGTTGCCTGAGGCGGCCACCGAGAAGTCTCCTGCTAAGAGCACCAAACCTGCCTCCGGCACTAAAAAGCCGCCAGTGAAAAAGAAAAACAATTAA
- a CDS encoding OmpH family outer membrane protein: MASFAQTGTVKIGYTNANYIISQLPESRQIESDLKAHSSQLEKELQNKVRDYQTKLEAYNKGAQTMTDVIRADREKELTSLRSSIEEFQRNADASLQKKEQVALEPVMNKIQKAIDDVAKENGYTHIFTAEALLYGPEDGNNFTDLVLKKLGVTPGAKPAAPAASSAKPAVTPAKTTTPVKKKN, encoded by the coding sequence ATGGCTTCATTTGCACAGACGGGAACCGTTAAGATTGGTTATACCAACGCAAACTACATTATCAGCCAGTTGCCTGAGAGCCGTCAGATTGAATCTGATTTGAAAGCGCACAGCAGCCAGTTGGAGAAAGAGCTTCAGAATAAAGTTAGAGATTACCAAACCAAGCTGGAGGCCTACAACAAAGGTGCCCAGACCATGACAGACGTAATCAGAGCAGACAGAGAAAAAGAGTTGACCTCTCTGCGTTCTTCCATTGAAGAATTCCAGCGCAACGCAGACGCTTCTTTGCAGAAGAAAGAGCAGGTTGCCTTGGAGCCCGTAATGAACAAGATCCAGAAGGCGATTGATGACGTTGCCAAAGAAAACGGCTATACGCACATCTTCACCGCCGAGGCTTTGTTGTACGGCCCAGAAGACGGAAACAACTTCACGGATCTGGTATTGAAGAAACTAGGGGTAACGCCAGGTGCCAAGCCTGCCGCGCCAGCTGCTTCTTCTGCTAAGCCAGCCGTTACTCCAGCTAAGACTACCACGCCAGTTAAGAAAAAGAACTAA
- a CDS encoding RluA family pseudouridine synthase, translating into MISSLDQEDETAGSLDSDDLFEHHRIVVDKGQALLRVDKFLMDRLPNVTRNKLQEAIKAESVRVNGLAIKSSYKVKPLDVITITLADPPRDTDVVPEDIPLNIVFEDEDLLIVNKPAGMVVHPAYNNWSGTLVNGLVFYLQNLPTSRNGEIRPGLVHRIDKDTSGLLVIAKSELAMAHLARQFYDHSIERTYYALVWGVPAQEKGTITGHIGRSAKDRKVMAVYPEGDFGKHAVTHYQLLENFTYCSLLKCNLETGRTHQIRAHMKYLGHPLFNDGTYGGDKIMKGQQTGSYKAFVQNTFDALPRQALHAKSLGFIHPRTHEFLQFESELPEDFLAGLAKWRQYGKMLQERAQ; encoded by the coding sequence ATGATTTCCTCTTTGGACCAGGAAGATGAAACCGCCGGCAGCCTTGACTCTGACGATCTTTTTGAACACCACCGCATTGTAGTAGACAAGGGCCAGGCGCTTTTACGGGTAGACAAGTTCCTGATGGACCGCCTACCCAACGTAACCCGCAACAAGCTGCAGGAGGCCATCAAAGCGGAGTCTGTGCGGGTGAACGGGCTGGCCATCAAGTCTTCTTACAAGGTGAAGCCGCTGGACGTAATTACCATCACCCTGGCAGATCCGCCCCGTGACACAGACGTGGTACCAGAGGACATTCCCCTGAACATTGTCTTTGAGGACGAGGACCTGTTGATTGTGAACAAGCCAGCCGGCATGGTGGTGCACCCGGCATATAACAACTGGTCTGGGACGCTGGTGAATGGATTGGTGTTTTACCTGCAAAACCTGCCCACCAGCCGCAACGGCGAGATTAGACCAGGATTGGTGCATCGCATTGACAAAGACACGTCTGGGCTGCTGGTAATAGCCAAATCTGAGCTGGCCATGGCACACCTGGCCCGGCAGTTCTATGACCACTCCATTGAGCGCACGTATTACGCCTTGGTTTGGGGCGTGCCAGCCCAAGAGAAAGGCACCATTACGGGCCATATTGGGAGAAGTGCCAAAGACCGGAAAGTAATGGCCGTGTACCCAGAGGGAGACTTTGGAAAACACGCCGTGACGCATTACCAGTTACTGGAGAACTTTACCTATTGCAGCTTGCTCAAATGTAACCTAGAAACCGGACGCACGCACCAGATCAGAGCGCATATGAAGTACCTGGGGCACCCGTTGTTCAATGACGGTACCTACGGCGGAGACAAAATCATGAAAGGACAGCAGACAGGCTCTTACAAGGCGTTTGTGCAGAATACGTTTGATGCCCTCCCGCGCCAGGCCTTGCATGCCAAATCTTTAGGCTTTATTCACCCCAGAACTCATGAGTTTTTGCAGTTTGAGTCTGAACTGCCAGAAGACTTTCTGGCGGGCTTGGCCAAATGGCGCCAGTACGGCAAGATGCTTCAGGAAAGGGCTCAGTAA
- a CDS encoding tetratricopeptide repeat protein → MIKNWKKYGVLAVAFLPTAGVLAYGVDGQRSGEFENSASSAYVSYSALLQDSPAMALVKQGKAALQKGNAAEAQQFFDKALAMTKNKDASVMASIGEAYVDAEAKDLSPAIKVLEEAVKRDPKNASAYVALGDAYLKQDKDGGKALSNYDKAIAANPKFAKAHLRRGQLYGQSRNFTAAKESLDAAIAADANYAPAYLEFAELYYRADQLPKSAEYIKKYVSMAENTPETRAKYASILYLTKDFPTALAEVENVLKADPNNIAMNRLRGYIYVDTKQDEKALEAMTAYFSKFDETKRIPSDYEYYANALVANNKNQEAVELIMKAKQVDPKNPLYDDLLAKQYTKLKDYGKAIESYKAKFSTAPPSNTDLFYFGQAHELNNQFQTADSIYAIITTKNPNYAYGHFWRARANAYLDPESTQGLAKPHYEKFIELTAGDKEKYKKDLVIANNYLGYYYYQKKDKANATKYWQEAQALDPTNADAINGLKALK, encoded by the coding sequence ATGATTAAGAACTGGAAAAAGTATGGGGTTTTAGCAGTGGCTTTCCTGCCTACTGCCGGAGTCCTAGCCTATGGTGTAGACGGGCAACGTTCTGGTGAGTTTGAAAATAGCGCTTCCTCAGCTTACGTATCATATAGCGCCCTCCTGCAGGACTCTCCTGCCATGGCATTGGTAAAACAAGGGAAAGCCGCTTTGCAGAAAGGAAATGCCGCAGAAGCACAGCAGTTCTTTGACAAGGCCCTGGCCATGACTAAAAACAAAGATGCCAGTGTGATGGCGAGCATTGGTGAAGCCTATGTAGACGCTGAAGCCAAAGACCTGTCCCCTGCCATCAAGGTGTTGGAAGAAGCCGTTAAAAGAGACCCTAAAAACGCCTCGGCGTATGTAGCCCTAGGCGATGCCTACTTAAAGCAAGACAAAGACGGAGGCAAGGCGCTTTCTAACTATGACAAAGCCATTGCCGCCAATCCTAAGTTTGCCAAGGCGCATCTGCGCAGAGGCCAGCTGTACGGACAGTCGCGTAACTTCACGGCCGCTAAAGAATCCTTAGACGCTGCCATTGCCGCAGATGCCAACTATGCGCCGGCTTACCTAGAGTTTGCTGAACTGTATTACCGCGCAGACCAACTGCCAAAAAGCGCCGAGTACATTAAGAAGTACGTGTCCATGGCAGAAAATACGCCAGAGACCCGCGCCAAGTATGCTTCTATCCTGTATCTGACCAAAGATTTTCCAACCGCTCTTGCAGAGGTGGAGAACGTGCTAAAGGCAGACCCGAACAACATTGCCATGAACCGTCTGCGCGGCTACATCTACGTAGATACCAAGCAGGACGAGAAGGCTTTGGAGGCGATGACCGCTTACTTCAGCAAGTTTGATGAGACCAAGCGTATTCCTTCTGACTATGAGTACTATGCCAACGCCTTGGTTGCCAATAACAAAAACCAGGAGGCGGTAGAGTTGATCATGAAGGCCAAGCAGGTAGATCCTAAAAATCCTTTATATGATGACCTGCTAGCCAAGCAGTACACCAAGCTAAAGGACTATGGCAAAGCCATTGAATCTTACAAAGCGAAGTTCAGCACAGCACCTCCCTCCAACACAGACTTGTTCTATTTTGGTCAGGCGCATGAATTGAACAACCAGTTCCAGACGGCAGACAGCATCTACGCGATCATCACCACCAAGAACCCTAACTACGCGTACGGTCATTTCTGGAGAGCGCGTGCCAACGCTTACCTTGACCCAGAAAGCACCCAGGGACTGGCCAAGCCGCATTATGAGAAGTTCATTGAGCTTACGGCTGGTGACAAAGAGAAATACAAGAAGGATTTAGTGATTGCCAACAACTACCTTGGCTATTACTACTACCAGAAGAAAGACAAGGCCAATGCCACTAAATACTGGCAAGAAGCACAAGCCTTAGACCCAACCAATGCAGACGCCATTAATGGCTTGAAAGCATTAAAGTAA
- a CDS encoding PstS family phosphate ABC transporter substrate-binding protein, whose translation MKKLNSLVTRLSMLACSVLFFSCHQNSSSPTDTPTTGEIKIGVDESFAPILESHVDTFMGLYKYAKINAQYAPEGQVMQALLQDSIRLAVATRPLNKEEKAAFEREKITPTVIKIAIDGIALIINKTNTDTTLTMQQVRDIFTGKATNWNQVTGAGTNGPITIVFDNSNSSTARYILDSINFKQPLPGNTYATKSNRNLVDYIAQNKNAIGVIGVNWISDRDDSTTTNFLDKVNVVGISTKTNPTSVEDYIQPYQAYLAQGTYPLRREVFIISREARTGLGTGFASFVSGDKGQRIILKSGLVPASMPVRIVGFSEEEE comes from the coding sequence ATGAAGAAGTTGAATAGTCTTGTCACCCGCTTGAGCATGCTTGCTTGTAGCGTTCTGTTCTTTTCCTGCCATCAGAACAGCTCCTCCCCCACAGACACTCCCACCACGGGCGAAATAAAGATTGGCGTTGACGAGTCGTTCGCGCCCATTCTGGAATCTCACGTAGACACCTTTATGGGTCTGTACAAATACGCCAAGATCAATGCCCAATATGCCCCGGAGGGCCAGGTAATGCAGGCGCTTCTGCAAGACAGCATACGGCTGGCGGTGGCTACCCGTCCTTTAAACAAAGAAGAGAAAGCTGCCTTTGAAAGAGAAAAAATCACCCCCACCGTCATTAAGATTGCCATAGACGGCATTGCCCTCATCATCAACAAAACCAACACAGATACCACCCTTACCATGCAGCAGGTGCGGGACATCTTCACGGGCAAGGCCACTAATTGGAACCAGGTGACAGGAGCTGGCACCAATGGCCCCATCACCATTGTATTTGACAACAGCAACTCCAGCACAGCCCGGTACATCCTTGACTCCATTAATTTCAAGCAACCGTTGCCCGGCAATACCTATGCCACCAAGTCTAATAGAAACCTGGTAGACTACATTGCCCAGAATAAGAATGCCATCGGTGTGATTGGCGTGAACTGGATCAGTGACCGTGATGACTCTACCACCACCAACTTTTTAGACAAGGTGAATGTGGTGGGCATAAGCACTAAAACCAACCCTACGTCCGTTGAGGATTACATACAACCCTACCAAGCCTACCTGGCCCAAGGAACTTATCCTTTAAGAAGAGAGGTTTTTATCATAAGCCGTGAAGCCAGAACAGGACTTGGCACAGGTTTTGCCTCATTTGTTTCTGGTGACAAAGGCCAACGCATTATATTGAAATCTGGATTGGTGCCGGCCTCTATGCCGGTAAGAATTGTGGGTTTCTCTGAAGAAGAAGAATAA
- a CDS encoding energy transducer TonB: MDNSKYLATATLDDMVFEGRNKEYGAYRLRKIYNSHINRAIVIAIILFVIALGAPVIRKMLFGDTETVKAPPKITVVDLEAPPSVEKVVPPPPPPPDAPPPPPPVRSTVKFTPPVVKRDEEVRQEEIPDVEQLKEVDAGTETVKGDPNAPPTLEGIEEGTGPVEEVFENKVYVAVEKMPEFPGGQEAMYKYLQKNYRVPSAALRAGVEGTVVLSIVVGPTGEVSDVQILKKLGYGLDEEAVRVVKSMPKWNPGEQNGRKVSVKYTIPYRISIK, from the coding sequence ATGGATAATAGTAAATATTTAGCTACCGCCACACTGGATGATATGGTCTTTGAAGGCCGTAACAAAGAGTATGGAGCATACCGCCTTCGTAAGATTTACAACTCTCACATTAACAGAGCCATTGTCATTGCAATTATTCTGTTTGTGATAGCGCTAGGTGCGCCGGTGATTAGAAAAATGCTTTTTGGTGATACTGAGACCGTAAAAGCTCCACCTAAGATTACGGTGGTAGACTTAGAGGCCCCACCATCTGTGGAGAAAGTGGTTCCGCCACCGCCCCCACCACCAGATGCGCCGCCACCGCCACCGCCCGTGCGTTCAACTGTAAAGTTCACGCCTCCGGTTGTAAAACGTGACGAAGAAGTACGCCAGGAAGAGATTCCGGACGTAGAGCAACTGAAAGAAGTTGACGCTGGTACTGAAACCGTAAAGGGAGATCCTAATGCACCGCCCACCTTGGAGGGTATTGAAGAAGGAACCGGCCCGGTAGAAGAGGTTTTTGAAAACAAAGTATATGTAGCGGTAGAAAAGATGCCTGAATTCCCTGGCGGACAAGAAGCCATGTACAAATACCTTCAGAAAAACTACCGCGTTCCGTCTGCCGCTTTGCGCGCAGGAGTTGAAGGAACCGTAGTACTCTCTATTGTGGTAGGCCCAACAGGTGAAGTATCTGATGTGCAAATCCTGAAAAAGCTTGGTTATGGATTGGATGAGGAAGCTGTTCGCGTTGTGAAGAGCATGCCAAAATGGAATCCAGGTGAGCAGAACGGTCGTAAGGTGTCTGTGAAATACACCATCCCTTACCGTATCTCCATCAAATAA
- a CDS encoding ExbD/TolR family protein: MAEIQQKGGDEGGKKRAKKMSTRIDMTPMVDLGFLLLTFFVMTTTLAKPQTMEINMPVKPKNPDEQLQLKASNAFTILLGDNDKVFYYKGLNDGSAKVDLIESDWSKNGIRKAVLESTQGNKDLVVLIKPDETSTYKNVVDVLDEMTITNTKKYAIVPMDNADATLLTEKGGR; encoded by the coding sequence ATGGCAGAAATACAACAGAAAGGCGGAGACGAAGGCGGTAAGAAACGGGCCAAGAAAATGTCAACTCGTATTGACATGACACCAATGGTGGACTTGGGCTTTCTTTTGCTAACGTTCTTCGTGATGACCACCACGCTTGCGAAGCCGCAGACGATGGAGATCAACATGCCGGTTAAGCCTAAAAATCCTGATGAGCAGCTTCAGTTAAAAGCCTCTAATGCATTCACCATCCTTTTGGGTGATAATGATAAGGTTTTCTACTACAAAGGCTTGAATGATGGCTCGGCAAAAGTAGACCTGATAGAATCAGATTGGTCTAAAAACGGAATCCGTAAGGCAGTATTAGAATCAACGCAGGGCAACAAAGACCTGGTAGTTCTAATTAAGCCAGATGAAACTTCTACGTATAAGAACGTGGTGGATGTCTTGGATGAGATGACCATCACCAATACCAAGAAGTATGCAATTGTGCCTATGGACAACGCAGACGCCACTTTACTTACAGAAAAAGGAGGTAGATAA
- a CDS encoding ExbD/TolR family protein: MPKVKVHRTSPSLDMTPMVDLAFLLVTFFMLISKFAPEEVLVVDTPSSVSEIKLPDANLITISVGKEGRVFFNVDGTTTRRKLIDKMGEKYGIAFTEEEKELFSRSASFGVPVASLKSFLNMTPEEQKKVRQPGIPTDSLRNELGDWIMQTRYSNPKAIVAVKGDGSSDYPAVGRVIEILQEKKINRFNLVTDMETRPTL, encoded by the coding sequence ATGCCTAAAGTAAAAGTACATAGAACCTCTCCATCCCTGGACATGACGCCCATGGTGGACTTGGCATTCCTTCTGGTAACGTTCTTCATGCTTATTTCGAAGTTCGCACCAGAAGAAGTGCTGGTAGTGGACACCCCGTCATCCGTATCTGAAATCAAACTTCCAGACGCCAACTTGATCACCATCTCTGTTGGGAAAGAAGGACGTGTGTTTTTTAACGTAGACGGAACCACCACCCGACGTAAACTCATTGACAAAATGGGAGAGAAGTACGGTATTGCCTTTACTGAAGAAGAGAAAGAGTTATTCTCTAGAAGTGCCAGTTTTGGTGTACCAGTTGCCAGCTTAAAATCTTTCCTGAACATGACTCCTGAGGAGCAGAAGAAGGTAAGACAGCCCGGCATCCCTACAGACTCTCTTAGAAACGAACTTGGCGACTGGATCATGCAGACCAGATACTCTAACCCCAAGGCTATTGTAGCCGTGAAGGGTGACGGTTCTTCTGACTACCCAGCCGTAGGACGCGTGATTGAGATCTTGCAAGAGAAAAAGATTAACCGGTTTAACCTGGTAACCGACATGGAAACCAGACCGACCTTGTAA
- a CDS encoding MotA/TolQ/ExbB proton channel family protein, giving the protein MEKKSAPATAKPTPVQKKDGKAGSMFASIVIPVAIIAAILIYMFILGNPANFEGGDNANHPLPGNYLGQVYKGGFIVPILISIVILVVAFAIERFLTISKAKGSKGLEQFVRSVRQKLNVNDINGAIALCDQQKGSVANVVKAGLLKYQEMHTDTSMTKDQRILAIQKEIEETTALELPMLEKNLVIISTIASISTLVGLIGTVLGMIKAFAALATAGGAPDATQLANGISEALINTALGITGSTIAIVAYNYFTSKIDELTYSIDEASFSIIQTYAAQHGETRA; this is encoded by the coding sequence ATGGAAAAAAAGAGTGCACCTGCAACTGCAAAACCAACTCCAGTACAGAAAAAAGACGGCAAAGCAGGCTCAATGTTCGCCAGCATCGTGATTCCAGTTGCAATTATCGCTGCTATCTTGATTTATATGTTCATTCTTGGTAACCCTGCTAACTTTGAAGGCGGAGACAATGCCAATCACCCACTGCCAGGTAATTACTTAGGCCAGGTTTACAAAGGTGGTTTCATCGTTCCTATCCTGATCTCAATCGTTATTCTAGTGGTTGCGTTTGCTATTGAGCGTTTCTTGACAATCTCTAAAGCAAAAGGTTCTAAAGGTCTTGAGCAATTTGTACGCAGCGTACGTCAGAAATTGAACGTGAATGACATCAACGGTGCCATTGCCCTTTGCGATCAGCAGAAAGGTTCTGTAGCCAACGTGGTGAAAGCCGGTCTTTTGAAGTACCAAGAGATGCACACAGACACTTCCATGACCAAGGATCAGCGTATCTTGGCTATCCAGAAGGAAATTGAAGAGACTACTGCTCTTGAGTTGCCAATGCTGGAGAAAAACCTGGTAATCATCTCTACTATCGCCTCTATCTCTACTCTGGTAGGTTTGATTGGTACAGTATTGGGTATGATTAAAGCGTTCGCGGCCCTTGCAACGGCAGGTGGAGCCCCAGATGCAACACAGCTGGCAAACGGTATCTCTGAGGCCTTGATCAACACGGCTCTTGGTATTACTGGTTCTACCATCGCTATCGTTGCCTACAACTACTTCACCAGCAAAATTGATGAGTTGACGTACAGCATTGATGAGGCTTCTTTCAGCATCATTCAGACCTATGCCGCTCAGCACGGTGAAACAAGAGCGTAA